A single window of Streptomyces griseoviridis DNA harbors:
- a CDS encoding FAD-dependent monooxygenase produces MDPVIIVGAGPVGLTLALALARQEVPSVVLDESTGTDEPRPARTVVLREDTAALLERLTGVPLSEEGTRWAGWRSLRRKQVMREITFDDDEPAPLHIAQHVLTGALRHALAGERLAAIAPDSRLDTVEQEPSGVTAHTRGAGGTWWRGSYLVGCDGPRSTVRKLQDIRFPGRTAVERHAVAALRTELPWPDQALLHRAPPWRTSGPSAGEVVGRPLPDGVWRLDWLLPPGKDLVTPELLLTRVRETLAGWTGGPTPPYELLDTGVHTVHHRLARRWRAGRVFLAGDAAHLLGALGTQGLDEGLRDADNLAWKLALAWHHGPHEALLDSYQTERRAVVAARLRATDQSLPLLRGGGGLRSYVPGSGRGHEGLLVDGHLGHGPLGVPGGYASSPLAPQDLEGEVPVDTPAGAPVEDVRVTAEDGSFVRLRDRLGRGALLVVLIAPGTGVWDRKHWVTAGIMPRLAAAVAALPHPAELLVSEEYPGAAAHSVLLIRPDGHLVTALNGVRPADLYTAAEATLGGPPPAPSEAGTTTQETTEATAGSR; encoded by the coding sequence GTGGACCCGGTGATCATCGTCGGGGCGGGGCCCGTCGGCCTGACGCTCGCCCTGGCACTGGCGCGCCAGGAGGTGCCCTCCGTCGTGCTCGACGAGTCCACGGGCACCGACGAACCCCGCCCGGCGCGCACCGTCGTGCTGCGCGAGGACACCGCCGCTCTGCTGGAACGGCTCACCGGGGTACCGCTGTCCGAGGAAGGCACCCGCTGGGCCGGATGGCGGTCGCTGCGGCGCAAGCAGGTGATGCGCGAGATCACCTTCGACGACGACGAACCCGCGCCCCTGCACATCGCGCAGCACGTGCTGACCGGCGCCCTGCGCCACGCGCTCGCGGGCGAACGGCTCGCCGCCATCGCCCCCGACAGCCGCCTCGACACCGTCGAACAGGAACCGTCAGGGGTCACCGCCCACACCCGCGGCGCGGGCGGCACCTGGTGGCGCGGCAGCTACCTGGTGGGGTGCGACGGCCCCCGCTCGACGGTCCGCAAGCTCCAGGACATCCGCTTCCCCGGGCGGACCGCGGTGGAACGTCACGCCGTCGCCGCCCTGCGCACCGAACTGCCCTGGCCCGATCAGGCGTTGCTGCACCGCGCGCCTCCCTGGCGGACCTCGGGCCCGTCGGCGGGCGAGGTCGTCGGACGCCCGCTGCCCGACGGCGTGTGGCGCCTCGACTGGCTGCTGCCGCCCGGCAAGGACCTGGTCACCCCCGAACTGCTGCTGACCCGGGTCCGCGAGACCCTGGCCGGCTGGACCGGCGGCCCCACCCCGCCCTACGAACTCCTCGACACCGGCGTCCACACCGTGCACCACCGGCTGGCCAGGCGCTGGCGGGCCGGGCGGGTCTTCCTCGCCGGGGACGCCGCCCACCTGCTCGGCGCGCTCGGCACCCAGGGCCTCGACGAGGGGCTCAGGGACGCCGACAACCTCGCCTGGAAACTGGCGCTCGCCTGGCACCACGGGCCGCACGAGGCGCTGCTCGACAGCTACCAGACGGAACGGCGGGCGGTGGTCGCCGCCCGGCTGCGCGCCACCGACCAGTCGCTGCCGCTGCTGCGCGGGGGCGGCGGGCTGCGCTCCTACGTGCCGGGCTCGGGCCGCGGCCACGAAGGGCTCCTCGTCGACGGCCACCTCGGACACGGGCCGCTCGGCGTCCCCGGCGGCTACGCGTCCTCACCGCTCGCGCCCCAGGACCTGGAGGGCGAGGTGCCGGTCGACACACCGGCCGGTGCGCCCGTCGAGGACGTCCGCGTGACGGCGGAGGACGGCTCGTTCGTCCGGCTGCGCGACCGGCTCGGGCGCGGGGCGCTGCTGGTGGTGCTGATCGCGCCGGGCACCGGGGTGTGGGACCGCAAGCACTGGGTGACCGCCGGGATCATGCCCCGGCTGGCGGCCGCGGTGGCGGCCCTGCCGCACCCCGCCGAACTGCTGGTCTCCGAGGAATACCCGGGCGCCGCCGCCCACAGCGTCCTGCTGATCCGCCCCGACGGCCATCTCGTGACGGCCCTGAACGGCGTCCGCCCGGCCGACCTGTACACGGCGGCCGAAGCCACCCTCGGCGGCCCACCGCCTGCCCCCTCGGAGGCGGGGACCACGACCCAGGAAACGACGGAGGCGACCGCGGGGTCCCGCTGA
- a CDS encoding cysteine dioxygenase has translation MASGTAANGTVTTPASAAPVSAPPTQADLLDFVRRSAADAELIASLPLDPEGRTWVRLEGPGGSEAWLIGWPPGTGTGWHDHAESVGAFLTASGELKEHSLAARLPADGWKTLELDDGVDRERRLPAGQGRAFGRHHVHEVLNESADEHAISVHAYYPPLPQIRRYSRTGPVLRLEHVERPQDWQ, from the coding sequence GTGGCTTCGGGCACCGCCGCTAACGGCACGGTCACGACCCCCGCATCGGCCGCGCCCGTCTCCGCTCCGCCCACCCAGGCCGACCTGCTCGACTTCGTCCGCCGCAGCGCCGCCGACGCCGAGCTGATCGCCTCCCTCCCGCTCGACCCCGAGGGCCGCACCTGGGTGCGTCTCGAAGGCCCCGGCGGCAGCGAGGCGTGGCTCATCGGCTGGCCGCCCGGCACCGGCACCGGCTGGCACGACCACGCGGAGTCCGTCGGCGCCTTCCTGACGGCGTCCGGCGAGCTGAAGGAGCACTCGCTCGCCGCCCGGCTGCCCGCCGACGGCTGGAAGACCCTGGAATTGGACGACGGCGTGGACCGCGAACGCCGACTGCCGGCCGGCCAGGGCCGGGCCTTCGGCCGCCACCATGTCCACGAGGTCCTCAACGAGTCCGCCGACGAGCACGCGATCTCCGTGCACGCCTACTACCCGCCGCTCCCCCAGATCCGCCGCTACAGCCGCACCGGCCCGGTCCTGCGCCTGGAGCACGTCGAGCGCCCGCAGGACTGGCAGTGA
- a CDS encoding rhodanese-like domain-containing protein yields MAVTRPPGIDELLERVRATYERIAPRPAHEAATAGDALLVDIRYAALRDRDGVIPGALIIERNELEWRLDPQGSHRVPEATGHDLRIVVICNEGYASSLAVASLRQLGLRRATDLIGGFQAWRAEGLPVTEA; encoded by the coding sequence CTGGCAGTGACACGGCCCCCTGGCATCGACGAGCTGCTGGAGCGGGTGCGTGCCACCTACGAGCGAATAGCACCCCGCCCGGCCCACGAGGCCGCGACGGCGGGCGACGCGCTCCTGGTCGACATCCGGTACGCGGCCCTGCGGGACCGGGACGGCGTCATCCCCGGCGCGCTGATCATCGAGCGCAACGAACTGGAGTGGCGCCTCGACCCCCAGGGCAGCCACCGCGTCCCCGAGGCGACCGGCCACGACCTGCGGATCGTGGTGATCTGCAACGAGGGCTACGCGTCCAGCCTGGCGGTCGCGTCGCTGCGTCAGCTGGGCCTGCGGAGGGCGACGGACCTGATCGGAGGCTTCCAGGCCTGGCGCGCGGAGGGACTGCCGGTGACGGAAGCCTGA
- a CDS encoding putative leader peptide codes for MVTVDGEADAPSAARHPPPRRRGPRPRKRRRRPRAPAEIPAHRHCGVLTRSVRLVTVDGSRRPPRRPATRPLGGGDHDPGNDGGDRGLPLRFPPTVTVRSSRGPHGDGELTGVGRHGSLRIVTDTCVRLWRRVHMDLVRYAGCVCRPSC; via the coding sequence ATGGTGACGGTGGACGGGGAAGCCGACGCCCCCTCGGCGGCCCGCCACCCGCCCCCTCGGAGGCGGGGACCACGGCCCAGGAAACGACGCAGGCGACCGCGGGCTCCCGCTGAGATTCCCGCCCACCGTCACTGTGGGGTCCTCACGCGGTCGGTCCGCCTGGTGACGGTGGATGGAAGCCGACGCCCCCCTCGGCGGCCCGCCACCCGCCCCCTCGGAGGCGGGGACCACGACCCAGGAAACGACGGAGGCGACCGCGGGCTCCCGCTGAGATTCCCGCCCACCGTCACTGTGCGGTCGTCACGTGGTCCACATGGTGACGGTGAGTTGACCGGTGTGGGCCGTCATGGTTCACTCCGGATCGTGACCGACACCTGTGTGCGCCTGTGGCGGAGGGTCCATATGGACCTCGTCCGCTATGCGGGCTGCGTGTGTCGCCCGTCCTGCTGA